A genomic segment from Blastocatellia bacterium encodes:
- a CDS encoding glycoside hydrolase family 127 protein, translated as MPFEATEVRLLEGPFREAMERTQRYILSLDVDRLLHNFRVNAGLPSSAQPYGGWEAPDVELRGHTVGHYLTACALMYARTGDERFKARANQMVAELARIQEALHRRGFNRGYLSAFPEEFIDRVEARQRVWAPYYTLHKIMAGLLDVYLYCDNSQALDVLVKMADWVKFRMDRLTREQQQNMLETEYGGMNEVLANLYAVTGNPEHLRLARLFDHQRLFEPLSRGEDPLDGLHANTQIPKIIGAAREYELTGEKWYADIATFFWQRVALHRSYVIGGHSDGERFFPISQFSRRLGPATAETCNTYNMLKLTRHLFSWDPKGEYMDFYERALFNHILASQDPATGMMCYYVPLRPGAFRTYSTPENSFWCCVGTGIENPARYGEAIYFRDDRSLYVTLFLSSEVSWKEKGVRVEQRTRFPEEDRTRLIIHAERPVRFALRIRYPGWAVSGAHVLVNGRRESVTAAPGSYITLEREWREGDTVEVQFPMSLRMEAMPDDPTMIALLYGPIVLAGDLGTEGLVESERYGPSAPRIGRVRPVEVPVFVTTEVKDVLAKVKPVAGTPLTFRTDGLGQPRDVTLAPFYKLHDRRYTVYWKVYTPAEWERRKAEIAAREARRREIERLTVDAVNLNDPQSEQAHRFQGENTNEGYFEGRRWRAARNGWFSYELKVAPDRPVLLVCTYRGSEGPPRVFDIFVEGEKIATERLEIHPTELFDKEYPIPERLTRGKERIVVKFQAHPNAIAGAVFDVRTVAQEGQRQ; from the coding sequence ATGCCTTTTGAGGCGACGGAAGTTCGCCTCCTAGAGGGCCCATTTCGGGAGGCGATGGAACGGACTCAGCGATACATCCTGAGTCTAGACGTGGATCGGCTGTTGCATAACTTCCGGGTGAACGCAGGGCTTCCGTCATCGGCGCAGCCATATGGGGGATGGGAAGCACCTGATGTGGAATTGCGCGGGCACACCGTGGGACATTATCTGACGGCTTGTGCGCTCATGTATGCCCGGACGGGAGACGAGCGATTCAAAGCGCGAGCGAATCAGATGGTGGCGGAGTTGGCGCGCATTCAAGAGGCGCTCCACCGTCGTGGGTTCAATCGCGGGTATCTATCGGCGTTCCCCGAAGAGTTCATTGATCGGGTGGAAGCGCGACAGCGAGTGTGGGCGCCGTATTACACGTTGCACAAGATCATGGCGGGGTTGCTCGATGTCTACCTCTATTGTGACAATTCGCAGGCCCTTGATGTGCTCGTCAAGATGGCGGATTGGGTGAAGTTCCGAATGGATCGTCTGACGCGGGAGCAGCAGCAGAATATGCTGGAGACCGAGTATGGTGGGATGAACGAAGTCTTGGCGAACCTCTACGCCGTCACGGGGAATCCGGAACACCTGCGACTGGCTCGACTGTTCGATCACCAACGACTCTTCGAGCCGCTCTCGCGGGGGGAGGATCCCCTTGATGGGCTTCACGCGAACACGCAGATTCCGAAGATCATCGGCGCCGCGCGCGAGTATGAGCTGACGGGCGAGAAGTGGTATGCCGACATCGCCACCTTCTTCTGGCAGCGCGTCGCCTTGCATCGCTCATACGTCATTGGTGGTCACAGCGACGGCGAGCGATTCTTCCCCATCTCCCAGTTCTCCCGTCGTTTGGGGCCAGCGACAGCCGAGACATGTAACACGTATAACATGCTGAAGCTCACGCGCCATCTCTTCAGTTGGGATCCCAAGGGCGAATACATGGACTTCTATGAGCGCGCGCTGTTCAACCACATTCTGGCTTCGCAGGATCCGGCGACGGGAATGATGTGCTACTACGTGCCGTTGCGACCGGGAGCATTCCGGACGTACTCAACGCCGGAGAATTCCTTCTGGTGCTGTGTGGGGACGGGAATCGAGAACCCCGCTCGGTATGGGGAGGCCATCTACTTCCGCGACGACCGTTCGCTCTATGTGACGCTCTTCCTCTCGTCAGAAGTGAGCTGGAAGGAAAAAGGCGTGCGCGTGGAGCAGCGGACTCGGTTTCCCGAGGAAGATCGTACGCGCCTGATCATTCATGCGGAGCGCCCCGTTCGGTTCGCGCTGCGGATTCGATATCCGGGGTGGGCAGTGTCGGGCGCTCACGTCTTGGTGAACGGTCGGCGCGAGTCGGTCACGGCAGCCCCTGGGTCATACATCACGCTGGAGCGCGAGTGGCGCGAGGGCGATACGGTGGAAGTCCAATTCCCCATGAGCTTGCGGATGGAAGCCATGCCGGATGATCCGACGATGATCGCGCTCCTCTACGGCCCGATCGTCTTGGCCGGGGATCTGGGCACGGAGGGTTTGGTCGAGTCGGAACGCTATGGCCCGAGCGCTCCTCGTATTGGTCGAGTGCGACCAGTGGAGGTGCCCGTTTTCGTCACCACTGAGGTGAAAGATGTTTTGGCGAAGGTGAAGCCAGTGGCAGGAACACCCTTGACGTTTCGCACCGATGGGCTCGGGCAACCGCGCGATGTGACGCTCGCGCCCTTCTACAAGCTGCACGATCGGCGATATACCGTCTATTGGAAGGTCTATACGCCCGCCGAGTGGGAGAGGCGAAAAGCGGAGATCGCTGCGCGCGAAGCTCGGCGTCGGGAGATCGAACGGTTGACCGTCGACGCCGTGAATCTCAATGATCCGCAGAGCGAGCAAGCGCATCGCTTTCAAGGCGAGAATACCAACGAGGGATATTTCGAAGGAAGACGATGGCGCGCGGCGCGCAATGGGTGGTTCAGTTATGAGCTGAAGGTCGCGCCGGATCGCCCCGTGCTCCTGGTCTGCACGTATCGGGGGAGTGAAGGACCGCCGCGCGTTTTCGATATTTTCGTGGAGGGAGAGAAGATCGCGACCGAGCGCTTGGAGATCCATCCGACAGAGTTGTTCGACAAAGAGTATCCTATCCCCGAGCGGCTCACGCGTGGGAAAGAGCGCATCGTCGTGAAATTCCAAGCGCATCCGAACGCCATCGCGGGGGCTGTCTTCGACGTCCGCACGGTCGCGCAAGAGGGACAGCGTCAATAA
- a CDS encoding S9 family peptidase yields the protein MRRFHQWLGIFVAITCLLSAVSPLVCAQGTRADYERAFALRERLEGLALNIVDNVEWIENTPRFWYRRTVKGGHEFVLVDAETLAKRPAFDHARLAASLSAAMGRNYTSTTLPFSTLTFVDQERAIQFTAAGATWRCDLTDYACRQIGPAAPGFSRGRGPEEAEEYPREYDNDVQDGMVFLPTREPSPQQEQQTRRPPPFSPIQSSQELQVKPSPDGRWEAFIRNYNVFIRPKGKEEAIPLSYDGSEADAYTFASITWSPDSRRLVAYRVRQGYRRQVHYIESSPTDQLQPKLHTREYAKPGDVLDVAQPVLFDVEARKAIAIENSLFPNPYSLSNPVWWKDGRAFTFEYNQRGHQVYRVIEVDAATGLPRVLINEECATFFSYRPLSPNHRETGTRYRYDIADGREIIWASERDGWRHLYLYDGLTGKVRNQITRGPWVVRGVVKVDEERRQIWFQASGMYRDQDPYFIHYYRINFDGSGLVALTEANGDHLVRFSSDMKYYVDLWSRVDHPPVLELRRTEDRKILMEVERGDISELLAIGWRPPEVFVAKGRDGKTDIWGIIIRPMNFDPSKRYPVIENIYAGPQGSFVPKSFSVYNPMRSLAELGFIVVQIDGMGTANRSKAFHDVAWKNLRDAGFPDRILWHKAVAAKYSYYDITRVGIYGHSAGGQNALAALLFHPDFYKVAVSSCGCHDNRMDKIWWNEQWMGWPVGPHYVESSNVENAHRLRGKVLLIVGELDTNVDPSSTMQVVNALIKANKTFDLLVLPGQGHTMGGAYGTRKMYDFFVHHLLGVEPPDWNALSEEMPQQ from the coding sequence ATGAGACGATTCCATCAGTGGCTCGGGATATTCGTAGCGATCACTTGCTTATTGTCCGCTGTTTCCCCCCTCGTCTGCGCTCAAGGCACGCGAGCCGACTACGAACGCGCCTTCGCGTTGCGCGAGCGTCTCGAGGGGCTGGCCCTCAATATCGTGGATAACGTCGAGTGGATCGAGAACACGCCGCGCTTCTGGTACCGGAGAACGGTCAAAGGTGGCCACGAATTCGTCCTCGTGGATGCGGAGACACTCGCGAAGCGACCGGCGTTCGACCACGCGCGATTGGCGGCATCGCTCTCAGCGGCGATGGGACGCAACTATACCTCCACGACCTTGCCTTTCTCTACCCTCACCTTTGTGGACCAGGAACGAGCCATCCAATTCACCGCTGCGGGAGCAACCTGGCGCTGCGATCTCACGGATTACGCTTGTCGCCAGATCGGACCAGCCGCCCCCGGTTTCTCCAGAGGGCGAGGACCCGAGGAAGCGGAGGAATATCCTCGCGAGTACGACAACGATGTCCAGGACGGAATGGTCTTCCTCCCTACGCGAGAGCCCTCGCCCCAGCAGGAGCAACAAACTCGCCGTCCGCCTCCCTTCAGCCCCATTCAATCGTCCCAAGAGCTTCAGGTAAAGCCCTCCCCCGATGGACGATGGGAGGCTTTCATCCGGAATTACAATGTCTTCATCCGTCCCAAGGGAAAGGAAGAAGCCATTCCGCTCAGCTATGACGGATCGGAAGCCGACGCGTACACGTTCGCCTCAATCACCTGGTCGCCGGATTCACGACGCCTCGTGGCGTATCGCGTGCGGCAAGGATACCGCCGACAGGTCCACTACATCGAATCCTCGCCGACCGATCAACTCCAGCCGAAGCTCCATACGCGCGAGTATGCGAAGCCCGGCGATGTCCTCGATGTCGCCCAACCCGTCCTCTTCGACGTAGAGGCACGGAAAGCCATTGCGATTGAGAATAGCCTCTTCCCGAACCCGTACAGCCTCTCCAATCCCGTTTGGTGGAAGGATGGTCGAGCTTTCACTTTCGAGTATAATCAGCGCGGCCACCAAGTCTACCGTGTGATCGAAGTAGATGCGGCGACCGGATTACCGCGCGTCCTCATCAACGAAGAATGCGCGACGTTCTTCTCCTACCGTCCGCTCTCGCCGAACCATCGGGAGACCGGAACCCGATACCGCTACGACATCGCCGATGGACGGGAGATCATCTGGGCCTCGGAGCGCGACGGGTGGCGCCATCTTTATCTCTACGATGGTCTCACGGGGAAAGTGAGGAATCAGATCACGAGGGGCCCCTGGGTCGTGCGCGGCGTTGTGAAGGTGGACGAGGAGAGACGCCAGATTTGGTTTCAAGCCAGCGGCATGTATCGCGATCAAGACCCGTACTTCATCCACTACTACCGGATCAACTTCGACGGCAGCGGACTTGTGGCTCTGACCGAAGCCAATGGAGATCATCTGGTGCGGTTCTCTTCGGACATGAAGTACTACGTGGATCTCTGGTCGCGCGTGGATCACCCGCCGGTCCTGGAGCTTCGGCGCACGGAGGATCGAAAGATCCTCATGGAAGTGGAACGAGGGGATATCTCCGAACTGCTCGCGATCGGATGGCGTCCGCCGGAGGTTTTCGTCGCCAAAGGACGCGACGGCAAGACCGACATCTGGGGCATCATCATTCGCCCGATGAATTTCGATCCGTCGAAGAGGTACCCAGTCATCGAGAATATCTACGCCGGACCGCAGGGATCGTTTGTACCGAAATCCTTCAGCGTCTATAATCCGATGCGTTCGCTCGCTGAGCTGGGATTCATCGTCGTGCAGATTGATGGGATGGGAACAGCAAATCGCTCCAAGGCCTTTCACGATGTCGCTTGGAAGAACCTGCGCGATGCCGGATTCCCCGACCGCATTCTCTGGCATAAGGCGGTGGCGGCGAAATATTCGTACTACGACATCACCCGCGTCGGCATCTATGGCCATTCGGCCGGGGGACAGAACGCGCTCGCTGCTTTATTGTTCCACCCCGATTTTTATAAGGTGGCCGTTTCCTCTTGTGGCTGCCACGATAACCGCATGGACAAGATTTGGTGGAATGAGCAGTGGATGGGATGGCCCGTCGGACCACACTACGTGGAATCCTCGAACGTGGAGAACGCGCACCGACTGCGGGGGAAAGTCTTGCTCATTGTCGGCGAGCTGGATACGAATGTGGATCCATCCTCCACGATGCAGGTTGTGAACGCCCTCATCAAAGCGAATAAGACGTTTGATCTGCTGGTCCTCCCTGGTCAAGGACATACGATGGGCGGAGCATACGGGACGCGGAAAATGTACGACTTCTTTGTCCACCATTTGCTCGGAGTCGAGCCTCCAGACTGGAACGCACTCTCCGAGGAGATGCCGCAGCAGTGA
- a CDS encoding aminopeptidase P N-terminal domain-containing protein: protein MAMQKDRRRIAALFCLCLLSPLVRAQEKPLFTTDFPPEEFAERRRRVFERIGPEAIALVQGAPAPIGWVRFRQSNEFYYLCGVEVPNAYLLLDGRTQRTVLYLPHRNEQRERSEGKVLSAEDADLVKRLTGVDAVYGTELLAGHLARYVSGFGAAKPPVLYTPFSPAEGISTSRSAALPPYADNLSNPWDGFPSREGWFVHLLRLRFPQFEIRDLSPILDELRVIKSPREIRLIRQATELAGLAIMEAMRSTEPGVMEYELDALAKFIFYRNGAQAEAYRSIIAGGRNAYMNHYFANTDELRDGDLVLMDYCPDVGYYVCDVTRQFPVNGRFNQWQRELYGFYLACYKALLARIRPGVTPQIIMQEVAQEWERILAQTKFSKSIYEQAARRFVAQYKNAANNPRASLGHWVGMAVHDAGPYRGEPLRPGMVFTVEPEFRVPEEQIFIRLEDMILITERGAEVLSGFIPMEIEDVERLMREEGLLQKYPRAFRRSGSS from the coding sequence ATGGCCATGCAAAAGGACCGACGACGGATAGCAGCCCTCTTCTGTCTGTGTCTCTTGTCACCTCTTGTGCGCGCGCAGGAGAAGCCGCTTTTTACGACGGATTTTCCGCCAGAGGAATTCGCCGAGCGCCGTCGCCGAGTTTTTGAGCGGATTGGCCCAGAGGCGATCGCTCTCGTTCAAGGCGCGCCGGCGCCGATCGGGTGGGTACGGTTTCGCCAGTCGAACGAGTTCTATTATCTCTGTGGCGTTGAGGTCCCGAACGCGTATCTCCTTCTGGATGGGCGGACACAGCGGACGGTCCTCTATCTACCGCATCGGAACGAACAGCGCGAACGCAGCGAAGGAAAGGTCCTTTCGGCTGAGGATGCCGATTTGGTCAAGCGGTTGACGGGAGTAGATGCGGTCTACGGGACGGAGCTACTGGCCGGACACCTTGCTCGGTACGTCTCAGGCTTTGGCGCCGCGAAGCCTCCTGTCCTGTATACCCCGTTCAGCCCGGCCGAGGGGATCTCGACGAGTCGGAGCGCGGCACTTCCCCCGTATGCGGATAATCTCTCGAATCCATGGGATGGTTTTCCCTCGCGCGAGGGATGGTTCGTCCATCTCCTTCGGTTGCGCTTTCCGCAATTCGAAATTCGGGATTTGTCCCCCATTTTGGATGAGCTGCGCGTCATCAAGAGCCCGCGCGAGATTCGATTGATCCGTCAAGCGACGGAATTGGCCGGGCTAGCTATCATGGAGGCAATGCGCAGCACCGAACCTGGCGTCATGGAGTATGAGTTGGACGCCCTAGCGAAGTTCATCTTCTATCGAAATGGGGCGCAGGCTGAGGCCTATCGGTCCATCATCGCCGGTGGGCGCAATGCCTATATGAACCACTACTTCGCCAATACGGATGAGTTGCGCGATGGAGATCTCGTCTTGATGGATTACTGTCCCGACGTCGGATACTATGTCTGCGATGTGACGCGCCAGTTTCCCGTGAACGGGCGATTCAATCAGTGGCAGCGGGAATTGTATGGGTTTTATCTAGCGTGCTACAAGGCATTGCTGGCGCGCATCCGGCCAGGAGTGACGCCTCAGATCATCATGCAAGAGGTTGCCCAGGAATGGGAGCGAATCCTGGCGCAGACGAAGTTCTCTAAATCCATCTACGAGCAAGCGGCTCGCCGATTCGTCGCGCAGTACAAGAACGCGGCAAACAATCCTAGGGCGAGCCTCGGGCATTGGGTGGGCATGGCTGTTCATGACGCGGGACCCTATCGCGGGGAGCCGCTTCGTCCCGGTATGGTCTTCACAGTCGAACCGGAATTTCGTGTGCCCGAGGAGCAGATCTTCATCCGACTTGAGGACATGATCCTCATCACTGAACGTGGAGCGGAAGTGCTCTCTGGATTCATCCCGATGGAGATCGAGGACGTCGAACGATTGATGCGTGAAGAGGGGCTTCTGCAGAAATATCCGCGAGCGTTTCGACGCTCGGGATCATCCTGA
- a CDS encoding amino acid permease — translation MRLPFRKANSGTVAPASVALGEGVRDFVQGLGVFDATMLVVGIMIGSGIFIVSADMARQIGSPGGLLLAWGITGLLTLAGALSYGELAAMMPWAGGQYVFLREAFSPLWGFLYGWTLFLVIQTGTIAAVSVAFARFLGVLWPAIAEDQYLIPPMHLSEGYAFSLSTNQLIAIVVVALLTWANMRGVTYGKIIQNVFTVAKTGALLGLILLALLVGWNARAVAENFGDLWTPRGYVPLGGGLDATTPFGLFVALCVAQTGSLFAADAWHNVTFAAAEVKNPRRTVPLAMGLGVLLVIALYLLANVAYLVTLPLADIQRAPFDRVGTAALQAIFPNGGAPLMALAIMISTFGTINGLILAGARAYYAMARDGLFFAFAGRLNEARVPGWALLVQGMWAAALVLPRTFHPETRTYGNLYSNLLDYVISAALLFYILTILGIFRLRAKWPDRERPYRVWGYPVVPALYVVGAGTILAVLLYYRTATTWPGFVLVLAGVPVYGFLRYARARVRA, via the coding sequence ATGAGGCTTCCGTTCCGGAAGGCAAACAGCGGGACAGTGGCACCAGCATCCGTTGCTTTGGGCGAGGGAGTGCGGGACTTCGTCCAGGGACTCGGCGTCTTCGATGCGACCATGCTCGTCGTCGGGATCATGATCGGATCAGGGATTTTCATCGTCTCGGCGGACATGGCGCGGCAGATCGGAAGTCCCGGGGGATTGCTTCTGGCGTGGGGAATCACAGGGCTTTTGACGTTAGCCGGAGCCCTTTCCTATGGCGAGTTGGCTGCCATGATGCCGTGGGCAGGTGGGCAATATGTCTTCCTGCGCGAAGCCTTCTCTCCGCTTTGGGGCTTCCTATATGGATGGACGCTCTTTCTAGTCATCCAGACGGGGACGATCGCGGCTGTCTCCGTGGCGTTTGCGCGCTTTTTGGGTGTCCTCTGGCCGGCGATTGCCGAGGATCAGTATCTGATCCCGCCGATGCATCTCTCCGAGGGATATGCGTTCTCGCTCTCCACCAATCAACTGATTGCGATCGTCGTGGTCGCGCTGCTGACGTGGGCGAACATGCGAGGAGTGACCTACGGGAAGATCATTCAGAACGTCTTCACCGTAGCGAAGACGGGAGCGCTGCTAGGACTCATCCTCTTGGCTCTGCTCGTGGGATGGAATGCACGCGCGGTGGCGGAGAACTTCGGCGATCTCTGGACGCCGCGTGGCTACGTGCCGCTTGGGGGGGGACTCGATGCGACGACGCCGTTTGGGCTTTTTGTCGCGCTGTGTGTAGCGCAGACAGGATCGCTATTTGCGGCTGATGCCTGGCACAATGTCACATTCGCGGCAGCGGAGGTGAAGAATCCGCGACGCACGGTCCCACTGGCGATGGGCCTGGGGGTACTTTTGGTGATCGCGTTGTATCTGCTGGCGAATGTAGCTTATCTGGTCACGTTGCCGTTGGCCGATATTCAACGCGCGCCGTTCGATCGAGTGGGAACAGCGGCGTTACAGGCCATCTTCCCCAACGGAGGGGCCCCGCTCATGGCGTTGGCCATCATGATCTCGACCTTCGGGACGATCAATGGGTTGATCCTGGCAGGAGCGCGCGCCTATTATGCCATGGCCCGGGACGGGCTCTTCTTTGCTTTCGCCGGACGGTTGAATGAAGCGCGGGTCCCTGGATGGGCGTTACTTGTGCAAGGGATGTGGGCAGCGGCCTTGGTCTTGCCCCGTACGTTTCATCCGGAGACGAGGACCTATGGGAACCTATACAGCAACTTGCTAGACTATGTGATCTCAGCGGCGTTGCTCTTTTACATCCTCACGATCTTGGGCATCTTCCGACTGCGCGCGAAGTGGCCGGATCGCGAGCGGCCCTATCGCGTATGGGGATATCCGGTCGTTCCCGCACTCTATGTTGTGGGAGCAGGGACGATCCTGGCCGTGCTCCTGTACTATCGAACGGCGACGACATGGCCGGGCTTCGTCCTCGTCCTCGCGGGGGTACCAGTATATGGATTCTTGCGATATGCTCGAGCTCGAGTCAGAGCCTGA